In Saccharolobus solfataricus, a genomic segment contains:
- a CDS encoding glycoside hydrolase 5 family protein: MKTFFLGFNYWPRISNIKMWSRFEIEEIRRDFELMSGLGTNTIRAFILDEDCADQQGNLRQECKSKIEIFLEEANRHSIKVLLTLIVGHMSGKNWSIPWDSENTIYDKVDQTKRFIEDVVKSFKQNNAILGWILTNEISLVRIPQNDNIFLRWLRELYNYIKRIDDQHLISVGDNVSPFSHNFLRPENVKGIVDYASPHIYQYDQDPIRHSIRYFMILEYDRSAGLPVILEEFGFPTAVYSEESHARFIGLILRGALVYGADGALIWCFSDFPREDDEPYLWEPHELTFGIIRQDGSEKMAAKVIKEFSQKTKDIDLSSYKVPRRDSAILVPSWFYRNFQFVPEQDRRWDFARVLNQAFAFARLSNIQVTFVREDDQNLSDYKLLIIPSVTRLLTTTWRKLLKIVENGTSVYFSTYTLTHMSATHLWEELFGVMPNNPAGSRGVKIPERVRLLENNLVLDLGQTNMYTYSFKEKDAKVIGIDENSNIGVAFLAKRGKGNVILSTVPLELISSNYETMKENRISFYNYLAKIANIEQRFPMQNYGVEIQYLEGKGDSLLAVLNHTWEDKEYGLNVGVKEDMDACQGVVRAKSGCLIRV; the protein is encoded by the coding sequence ATGAAAACGTTTTTCTTAGGCTTCAACTATTGGCCTAGAATATCTAATATAAAAATGTGGAGTAGATTTGAAATTGAAGAGATAAGGAGAGATTTCGAATTGATGAGCGGACTAGGCACAAATACTATAAGAGCGTTCATATTAGATGAAGATTGTGCAGATCAGCAAGGTAATCTAAGGCAAGAATGCAAAAGTAAAATCGAGATATTTTTGGAGGAGGCAAATAGACATTCCATAAAGGTTCTATTAACCTTAATAGTAGGTCATATGAGCGGAAAGAACTGGAGTATCCCATGGGATAGTGAAAATACAATTTATGACAAGGTCGACCAAACGAAGAGATTTATAGAAGATGTTGTTAAAAGCTTTAAGCAAAACAATGCGATACTGGGATGGATACTAACAAATGAAATATCGTTAGTGAGAATACCCCAAAATGACAATATATTCTTGAGATGGCTTAGGGAATTATACAATTACATTAAAAGGATTGATGATCAACATTTGATCTCAGTCGGGGACAACGTTTCTCCATTCTCCCATAATTTCTTAAGACCGGAAAACGTTAAGGGAATTGTAGATTATGCCTCACCGCATATCTATCAGTACGATCAAGACCCAATTAGACATTCGATTAGATACTTCATGATACTTGAATATGATAGGAGCGCGGGATTGCCAGTAATTCTGGAAGAATTTGGATTTCCAACCGCGGTTTACTCTGAAGAGAGTCACGCTAGATTTATAGGGTTAATTCTAAGGGGGGCACTAGTTTATGGAGCTGATGGAGCACTAATCTGGTGTTTTTCTGACTTCCCTAGAGAGGATGATGAGCCTTATCTATGGGAACCTCATGAACTAACCTTTGGAATAATAAGACAAGATGGAAGTGAGAAGATGGCAGCTAAAGTAATAAAGGAGTTCAGTCAAAAGACTAAGGATATAGATCTGTCATCCTATAAGGTACCTAGAAGGGATTCAGCAATACTAGTTCCCTCTTGGTTTTATAGGAATTTTCAATTTGTCCCAGAGCAAGATAGAAGATGGGATTTCGCTAGAGTGTTAAATCAAGCATTTGCATTCGCTAGATTATCTAATATTCAAGTTACATTTGTAAGAGAAGATGATCAAAATTTGTCGGATTATAAGTTGTTAATAATACCCTCTGTTACTAGACTACTTACAACAACGTGGAGGAAATTACTAAAGATTGTTGAAAATGGTACTAGTGTCTACTTCTCAACTTACACCTTAACACACATGTCTGCGACACACCTATGGGAGGAACTTTTTGGCGTAATGCCTAATAATCCAGCAGGAAGTAGGGGAGTTAAGATACCAGAGAGAGTTAGATTATTAGAGAACAATCTTGTACTCGATTTAGGACAAACAAATATGTATACATATTCGTTTAAAGAGAAGGACGCTAAAGTGATAGGGATAGATGAAAACAGTAATATTGGCGTAGCTTTTTTGGCTAAAAGAGGGAAGGGTAATGTTATTCTCTCCACAGTACCTCTAGAGTTGATTTCCTCAAATTACGAGACAATGAAGGAAAATCGCATATCATTTTACAATTATCTTGCAAAAATAGCTAATATCGAACAGAGATTTCCAATGCAAAACTATGGTGTTGAAATACAGTATCTTGAAGGAAAGGGAGATAGCTTACTAGCAGTTTTAAATCACACATGGGAAGATAAAGAATATGGACTTAACGTAGGCGTGAAAGAGGATATGGATGCTTGCCAAGGAGTGGTTAGGGCTAAATCTGGTTGCTTAATAAGAGTCTAA
- a CDS encoding Gfo/Idh/MocA family protein, which translates to MTLGIAFVGSGFSAKFHLRGLVGVRNVEVKGVYSRNLNSSKEFAMLSEQLGLGKPKVYSDISKMLSDKEINAVWLTVPNDVHLEYTKLIAEEVSQGRSNIHGITIEKPLARNVKEAKEMIRLVEKAGLLHGYLENQIFMPSVVRAREAIWEIGSRNSGRPYLARAAEEHSGPHNSWFWRPTISGGGALIDMTCHSLEATRFLLTDPAKTKSSLKPKTVYAETKTLKWNKKEYAQYLKEKYNVDFLKEPAEDYALTIVTYEDDLGNSVLAETRTSWNYVGPGLRLSVEVLGPEYSVNINTLQSELSVFFSRNIKLPQSEAFVEKQNADQGLMPIILDEAVVYGYQGEDRHMVESFISRKMPFENWYDGLLIVQLMMHAYLSAENGRKISFDPQKVEDFIPKVARGLYSAF; encoded by the coding sequence ATGACTCTAGGTATTGCATTCGTAGGAAGTGGGTTTTCGGCTAAGTTTCATTTAAGGGGATTAGTGGGAGTTAGAAATGTAGAAGTCAAGGGAGTATATTCAAGAAATCTAAACTCATCTAAAGAATTCGCTATGTTATCTGAGCAATTAGGATTAGGGAAACCTAAAGTGTATAGTGATATAAGTAAAATGCTCTCTGATAAGGAGATTAATGCAGTATGGTTAACCGTTCCCAATGACGTACATTTAGAATACACAAAGTTAATTGCTGAAGAGGTTTCTCAAGGAAGGTCCAATATACACGGAATAACGATAGAGAAACCACTGGCAAGAAACGTGAAGGAAGCTAAGGAGATGATTAGATTAGTAGAGAAGGCTGGGCTATTGCATGGATATTTGGAGAATCAAATCTTTATGCCATCTGTAGTGAGGGCTAGAGAAGCTATTTGGGAGATTGGATCGAGGAATTCTGGAAGGCCATATTTAGCAAGAGCAGCTGAAGAGCACTCTGGTCCTCATAATAGCTGGTTTTGGAGACCGACTATTTCCGGTGGAGGGGCATTAATAGATATGACTTGCCATAGTTTAGAGGCAACTAGATTTTTACTTACTGACCCAGCAAAGACTAAATCCTCACTTAAGCCGAAAACTGTATATGCGGAGACAAAAACGTTGAAGTGGAATAAGAAAGAGTACGCTCAATATTTAAAGGAAAAGTATAACGTGGACTTCTTAAAGGAACCGGCTGAGGATTATGCACTAACCATAGTAACTTATGAGGACGATTTAGGTAATTCTGTATTGGCGGAGACTAGAACTTCGTGGAACTATGTTGGGCCTGGGCTTAGGTTATCAGTAGAAGTGTTAGGACCAGAATACAGTGTTAATATCAATACTCTACAATCTGAACTTTCAGTGTTCTTTAGCAGGAACATTAAACTTCCCCAGTCTGAAGCTTTCGTCGAGAAACAAAATGCTGATCAAGGACTTATGCCGATTATACTTGATGAGGCAGTGGTTTACGGATATCAAGGAGAGGATAGGCATATGGTTGAGTCTTTTATATCCCGTAAGATGCCTTTTGAGAATTGGTATGATGGATTATTAATAGTCCAACTTATGATGCATGCCTACCTTTCAGCTGAAAATGGGAGGAAGATTAGTTTTGATCCGCAAAAAGTAGAGGACTTCATACCTAAAGTAGCTAGAGGATTATATTCTGCCTTTTAA
- a CDS encoding xanthine dehydrogenase family protein molybdopterin-binding subunit: MAREIGRPVKRIIEDPSLITGKGRFVYDIDFKGTLYAVFIRSQYSHAKIKSIRCPEGALCYTAKDLPELIGLAKEEAIYQGQPLAVVLAEDEYKARDLAEQVEVEYEPLPSVINVEEALKDVKKAKSDLSSNIVLQDNVEIGDVNSAFKKAYKVVEAEIINQRVIPSAMEPRGAVAYFDGRRLTVWSSTQNVFGLKDTLLQFLSKYGVNDVRVVQPFVGGAFGSKIYIYPEEVIISYLAVLTGKPIKWFNTRTEEFMSTNHGRDMRLKFKAAFDKEGKLLGIEGTLIMDLGAPIMEIYEDSFGMATTAARLLVGRYKVNAIKVKVLGIATNKTFIGPYRGAGRPEATYFIERILNLGARALGVDQFEIREVNIIDEVSHYNTPTGMYYDSGKYREALKIAKPSYHELLRKRDELRAKGKLAGVGVAIVSEIASFGTGTARVQLTPNGRIQVVSGFTPHGQGDATAFAQIAAEVFDVDVGKVDVLWGDTDLISHGGLTGGSTTLTVGGSAVYEASIRLKEKLLRVVGEKLGVRPEEIEYKNGKFYHKKGEMSLADTAREALRMGVYPEEQYSYTIRPYTSPYGIHMALVEVDRETGFVKVLEYKAFDDVGVVVNPLLAEGQVHGGALQGISQALYEETVYSPEGSLITSNFSDYVIPTAMEAVKVEWKSLALAKSDTPLGSKGIGELPTIASTPTILHAVEDAIGKNIYTMPTKPELILKLLNS, translated from the coding sequence ATGGCAAGAGAAATAGGAAGACCCGTTAAGAGGATAATAGAAGATCCCTCTTTAATTACCGGAAAAGGCAGATTTGTATACGATATTGACTTTAAGGGTACGCTTTACGCAGTATTTATAAGAAGCCAGTATTCACATGCAAAGATAAAGAGTATAAGATGCCCAGAAGGTGCGTTGTGCTACACCGCTAAGGATTTACCAGAGCTCATCGGATTAGCTAAAGAAGAGGCAATTTACCAAGGGCAACCATTAGCAGTTGTTTTAGCTGAAGATGAATACAAGGCTAGGGATTTAGCTGAACAAGTGGAAGTGGAATACGAACCATTACCTTCAGTTATTAATGTTGAGGAAGCTTTGAAAGATGTTAAAAAGGCTAAAAGTGATTTAAGCTCAAATATTGTATTACAAGATAATGTAGAGATAGGAGATGTAAATTCCGCATTTAAAAAAGCTTATAAGGTAGTTGAAGCCGAGATCATAAACCAAAGAGTAATTCCATCAGCAATGGAACCTAGGGGCGCTGTAGCGTACTTTGATGGAAGAAGACTAACGGTATGGAGCAGTACACAGAATGTATTTGGATTAAAGGACACTCTTTTACAATTCTTATCTAAGTATGGAGTAAATGATGTGAGGGTAGTCCAGCCTTTTGTCGGAGGAGCATTTGGTAGCAAAATCTACATTTATCCCGAAGAGGTTATAATATCCTATTTGGCAGTTCTTACTGGGAAGCCTATAAAGTGGTTTAATACTAGGACTGAAGAGTTTATGTCGACAAATCACGGAAGGGACATGAGATTAAAGTTTAAGGCTGCCTTTGATAAGGAGGGTAAGTTATTGGGGATAGAAGGAACTTTGATCATGGATTTAGGTGCTCCAATAATGGAGATTTATGAGGATTCCTTCGGAATGGCTACTACGGCAGCTAGATTATTGGTCGGCAGATATAAGGTTAATGCCATAAAGGTTAAGGTATTAGGTATTGCCACTAATAAGACATTTATAGGTCCCTATAGGGGTGCTGGTAGACCTGAGGCTACTTACTTCATAGAGAGAATTCTTAACCTTGGAGCTAGAGCTTTAGGTGTTGATCAATTTGAGATTAGAGAAGTTAATATAATTGATGAGGTAAGTCACTATAATACTCCAACTGGAATGTATTATGATAGCGGAAAATACAGGGAGGCATTAAAAATCGCTAAACCGTCTTATCATGAGCTATTAAGAAAACGTGACGAGTTAAGGGCTAAGGGTAAGTTAGCTGGAGTGGGAGTAGCTATTGTATCAGAGATAGCGTCCTTCGGGACAGGTACTGCTAGGGTTCAACTTACACCAAACGGTAGGATTCAAGTAGTGAGTGGGTTTACTCCGCATGGGCAAGGAGACGCTACTGCATTTGCACAAATAGCAGCTGAGGTATTCGACGTTGATGTAGGTAAAGTTGATGTGTTATGGGGAGATACGGATTTAATATCTCATGGAGGTTTAACTGGCGGCAGTACAACTTTAACAGTTGGAGGTTCTGCAGTATACGAAGCCTCAATAAGATTAAAAGAGAAGTTGCTTAGAGTTGTAGGTGAAAAGTTAGGTGTAAGGCCTGAGGAAATAGAGTATAAGAATGGGAAGTTCTACCATAAAAAGGGCGAAATGAGTTTAGCTGATACCGCTAGGGAAGCATTACGTATGGGAGTATATCCAGAGGAGCAATATTCTTACACAATTAGACCTTATACCTCTCCCTATGGAATACATATGGCACTGGTGGAGGTAGATAGGGAGACTGGATTTGTAAAAGTATTGGAGTACAAGGCGTTTGACGATGTGGGAGTTGTTGTAAATCCACTTTTAGCTGAGGGACAAGTTCATGGAGGTGCTCTTCAAGGTATTTCCCAAGCACTATATGAGGAAACTGTTTACTCACCAGAGGGTTCATTAATAACTTCTAACTTCTCCGATTACGTTATTCCCACTGCTATGGAAGCTGTTAAAGTGGAGTGGAAGTCTCTAGCACTGGCTAAATCAGACACCCCATTAGGGTCTAAGGGAATAGGAGAACTGCCAACCATTGCATCAACTCCAACAATTCTTCACGCTGTAGAAGACGCCATAGGTAAAAACATCTATACAATGCCAACTAAACCAGAATTAATTTTAAAACTTTTAAATAGCTAA
- a CDS encoding MFS transporter, with protein sequence MKTLRLYSLLNNLAISLVNPFISFFTASNGITGALLAIASSANTAFPGIIQYALANLYIKAKKLITIGSLFGGLLWILIGVYMIYNEYFVLVYSIITAVLGAANFGWLLILDKISTTHRGRTLAYYNFYASIGGLIATLITGFIVGNNLDLMRYFFIIAGLIYVFNAYVIYNSDVDAEFARGNGIRLFSSNLEVRKFILTNFIFTFVWSMAWPIFPLAQVYKFHMNEFQVAIINVTGGTSTLALQRLVGRLVDRHRKYVMFFGRFALATFPLAYAFSTTPYEIYIANLVSGFTNSASISYTAFLFDHSSYYEKRINIALYNMFNGIAALLGSTISSVMFNVISDWFSLVVAINIMLIGIGVMRILMSLLYLKIKEVS encoded by the coding sequence TTGAAGACACTGAGACTCTACTCACTGCTTAACAATTTGGCTATTAGTCTCGTAAATCCCTTCATATCATTCTTTACTGCATCCAATGGAATAACGGGTGCATTATTGGCAATAGCATCCTCTGCTAATACTGCGTTTCCAGGGATAATCCAATATGCGTTAGCAAATCTGTACATAAAAGCAAAAAAGTTAATTACAATTGGAAGTTTGTTTGGGGGTTTACTGTGGATATTAATAGGGGTTTACATGATATACAATGAATATTTCGTGTTGGTTTACTCTATTATAACTGCTGTTCTTGGTGCAGCGAACTTCGGTTGGTTACTCATTTTGGATAAAATAAGTACAACTCATAGGGGAAGAACGTTAGCGTACTATAACTTTTACGCCTCAATAGGTGGTTTAATAGCTACCTTAATAACTGGATTTATCGTAGGTAATAATTTAGACTTAATGCGGTACTTCTTTATCATCGCTGGTTTAATATACGTTTTTAACGCTTACGTAATTTACAATTCCGATGTTGACGCGGAATTTGCAAGGGGTAATGGTATAAGATTGTTTTCATCAAATCTTGAAGTGAGAAAATTCATCTTGACTAACTTCATCTTCACGTTTGTATGGTCAATGGCGTGGCCAATTTTTCCGTTAGCTCAAGTATATAAGTTCCATATGAACGAATTTCAGGTTGCTATAATTAACGTTACAGGTGGAACTTCCACCCTAGCATTACAGAGGCTCGTGGGTAGATTAGTTGACAGACATAGAAAATACGTTATGTTCTTTGGTAGATTTGCCTTAGCAACTTTCCCACTTGCATATGCATTTTCCACCACACCTTACGAGATATATATTGCTAATCTAGTTTCTGGATTTACTAACTCTGCCTCAATCTCTTACACTGCGTTCCTATTTGACCACTCTAGCTATTACGAAAAGAGAATCAACATAGCTTTATACAATATGTTTAATGGAATCGCCGCGCTTTTAGGTTCAACAATTTCAAGTGTGATGTTCAATGTTATTTCAGATTGGTTCAGTCTAGTAGTTGCCATAAATATCATGTTAATTGGGATAGGGGTAATGAGAATATTAATGTCACTACTCTATTTGAAAATAAAAGAGGTTTCTTAA
- a CDS encoding Gfo/Idh/MocA family protein has translation MLAMKLGIVGLGGWVTGAHIPALTDLGIKVDYCADIDEKRVKDLSQKTGCKGYLDYKEMLRNENPDLVLVAVPHSLHAIIALDAINNDANVYVEKPMATSFQEALTLVEASRKRNKILVVGHENRFNPAMLIAKKLIRGGEVGKIYHMRGFYIRQRGIPTSPTFIKKDLAKGGAVFDIGTHIIDLLLFLSDFPTPKSVTGKTYNAFSEDKTKFSAYPSPNLPNFKVEVEDFGSAFLKLGDEISAYVEVSWASYIKENKMEVVILGDNGGIHIDNGVLNFMRNIEDELFISSPLTQQKGSVYREVWRTVMESISKGFPEYPLCSAEQGAIGVAILESIYKSALEGREVKIDIPQWFLKQFQPRA, from the coding sequence GTGTTAGCTATGAAATTAGGAATTGTAGGACTGGGAGGATGGGTAACTGGTGCTCATATTCCAGCACTAACTGACCTAGGAATAAAAGTGGATTATTGTGCAGATATAGATGAAAAAAGAGTGAAAGATCTCTCTCAAAAAACGGGGTGTAAAGGTTATTTAGATTATAAAGAAATGTTAAGGAATGAAAATCCAGACCTTGTTTTAGTAGCAGTACCCCATAGCCTTCACGCAATTATAGCATTAGATGCCATAAATAATGATGCTAATGTTTACGTGGAAAAACCAATGGCTACTTCATTTCAAGAGGCTTTAACACTAGTAGAAGCTTCGAGGAAAAGAAATAAGATATTAGTTGTAGGTCATGAAAATAGGTTTAACCCAGCAATGTTAATTGCTAAGAAATTGATAAGAGGTGGTGAAGTAGGTAAAATATACCACATGAGAGGATTTTATATAAGACAGAGAGGAATACCTACATCACCAACCTTCATTAAAAAGGATTTAGCAAAAGGTGGGGCAGTATTTGATATAGGTACACACATCATAGATTTATTACTTTTCCTCTCAGATTTCCCAACGCCTAAAAGTGTTACAGGTAAGACATATAATGCTTTCTCTGAGGACAAAACTAAGTTCTCTGCTTATCCCTCGCCTAACTTGCCTAACTTTAAGGTTGAGGTTGAAGATTTTGGCTCAGCCTTTTTAAAATTAGGAGACGAGATATCAGCATACGTGGAGGTGAGCTGGGCTTCATATATAAAAGAAAACAAAATGGAAGTAGTGATTTTGGGCGATAATGGTGGAATACATATAGATAATGGAGTGTTAAATTTCATGCGGAATATAGAGGATGAACTCTTCATCAGTAGCCCTTTAACTCAACAAAAAGGAAGCGTATATAGAGAGGTGTGGAGAACTGTAATGGAATCCATTTCAAAAGGATTTCCAGAATACCCATTGTGTTCAGCAGAACAAGGTGCAATAGGAGTAGCAATACTGGAAAGTATATATAAATCAGCTTTAGAAGGTAGAGAAGTAAAAATAGATATTCCACAATGGTTCCTTAAACAGTTTCAACCAAGAGCTTAA
- a CDS encoding DUF1854 domain-containing protein, translating to MKKASIVTSKFKAEVKTDLDKDLNLKEELVQIDGNKILVFDGDKEIFRIENVIKLSLETGISVDKLIGYTSDGKEIEIAYFTKRKEELFKKVIDAFNKGEQIEVKDEEREETTKVGVSTLRWLWTIASRYRKTMIVGATLSLITTGLNLVPPYLLKILIDSVLLSPSHPSTLFINIIIYLIVSYSALALLSSIQNRILNNLGSRIINDLREILYKHAINHDYSFIERISPSRILSRLTTDAGNTNWLLVWGLPTLVTNLFTIIGIGVILFTLNPTLAAFILIPVPAIIYLIISYRRKSHRLYHRNWRRSADITSRINDTIPNFLVVRSFSKEEYESKRLREMLNKLYESSVAINKMNSVYWPLMGFIVNLSTVLIWWVGGHEVISGIIEIGVITAFIAYVSQFYGPINNLSNVLPFIQQSLTSAERIREVLEAKPQITNPENPKRPNMPAEIRFEHVYFGYDPHFPVIKDINIGIKPGEKVAIVGKSGSGKSTIAKLLLRFYDVNEGRILIDGIDIREIDLNYLRRKVAYVPQDVVLFDTTVGYNVAYGTDNVSEIDIIRACKIAKIHDEIVKLPFAYDTILGERGTYLSGGQRQRLSIARAIIKNPDVLIFDEATSNLDVTSEREVYETMIDVSKGKTVIMITHNVHEVMNSDKVIVLSNGKVVEEGKPIELLNKKGEFYKMFKEQINEENIFSRMKRNSEEEKIITNLIDTSNVKINQSIRRSTVDVIYKGKVYKALVPKMLFPITKPTFIGLYDESGKEIFLIEDYTKLEENSRKVLENALAYNNLIFLVKKINGINIKGDQLEWDVETNRGLIKVYTIGRRNVVVLESKVVLIDKNDNLYEIDLDKIDKKSFKLLVETV from the coding sequence GTGAAGAAAGCATCTATAGTGACTTCGAAGTTCAAGGCAGAAGTTAAGACCGATTTGGATAAAGATTTGAATTTGAAAGAAGAGTTGGTCCAAATTGACGGCAATAAGATATTGGTTTTCGACGGCGATAAAGAAATATTTCGTATAGAGAATGTGATAAAACTCTCATTAGAGACCGGTATAAGTGTTGATAAGTTAATAGGCTATACTTCTGACGGTAAGGAAATTGAGATTGCTTATTTTACCAAGAGAAAAGAGGAATTATTCAAGAAGGTCATTGACGCGTTTAATAAAGGTGAGCAGATAGAAGTAAAGGATGAGGAGAGAGAAGAGACTACAAAAGTTGGTGTAAGTACACTAAGGTGGCTTTGGACCATTGCTTCTAGATATAGAAAGACCATGATAGTTGGCGCTACTCTCTCCTTAATTACTACTGGTCTTAATTTGGTTCCTCCATACTTACTTAAAATATTAATAGATAGCGTATTGTTATCGCCATCTCATCCTTCTACTCTCTTCATTAACATTATAATATATTTAATAGTATCGTATTCGGCACTAGCCTTACTGTCATCTATTCAGAATAGAATACTAAACAATCTCGGTTCTAGAATAATAAACGATTTAAGGGAAATACTTTACAAACATGCGATTAATCACGATTATTCATTTATAGAGAGAATATCTCCTAGTAGGATACTCTCTAGACTTACAACTGACGCTGGGAATACAAACTGGCTATTGGTTTGGGGGTTACCCACACTTGTTACGAACTTATTTACAATAATTGGAATAGGAGTTATTTTATTTACATTAAATCCTACGTTAGCAGCTTTCATATTAATCCCAGTACCCGCAATTATATATCTGATAATCTCATATAGAAGAAAGTCACATAGGCTCTATCATAGAAATTGGAGAAGAAGTGCTGATATTACCTCTAGAATAAATGATACCATACCCAACTTCCTCGTTGTTAGATCTTTTTCCAAAGAGGAATATGAGTCCAAAAGGCTAAGGGAAATGCTGAATAAGCTTTACGAATCCAGTGTTGCAATTAATAAGATGAACTCCGTATACTGGCCTTTAATGGGATTCATAGTTAATCTCTCAACTGTATTAATATGGTGGGTAGGAGGACATGAGGTAATCTCTGGCATTATAGAAATAGGCGTAATAACAGCGTTTATAGCTTACGTTTCTCAGTTTTATGGACCAATCAATAATCTAAGTAACGTCTTACCATTCATACAACAATCATTAACTTCTGCAGAGAGGATTAGGGAAGTATTAGAAGCCAAACCTCAAATAACAAATCCGGAAAACCCTAAGAGACCTAATATGCCTGCTGAGATACGTTTTGAACATGTTTACTTCGGTTATGATCCACACTTCCCTGTAATTAAGGATATCAATATTGGCATAAAGCCAGGGGAGAAAGTCGCAATTGTTGGTAAAAGCGGTTCTGGAAAGAGCACAATAGCTAAACTACTTCTGAGGTTCTATGACGTTAATGAGGGTAGAATTCTAATTGATGGTATAGATATTAGAGAAATAGATTTAAATTATTTAAGAAGGAAAGTAGCCTACGTACCTCAAGACGTAGTATTATTCGATACCACGGTAGGATATAATGTTGCATATGGAACAGATAATGTAAGCGAGATTGACATAATTAGAGCGTGTAAAATTGCCAAAATCCATGATGAGATAGTTAAGTTACCATTCGCTTATGATACAATTTTAGGGGAAAGGGGAACGTACCTATCAGGAGGGCAGAGACAGAGGTTAAGTATTGCGAGGGCAATTATAAAGAATCCTGACGTGTTAATATTCGATGAGGCAACTTCTAATTTGGACGTTACAAGTGAGAGAGAAGTTTATGAAACAATGATAGATGTCTCTAAGGGTAAGACGGTGATAATGATAACGCATAACGTGCATGAGGTTATGAATTCAGATAAGGTTATAGTCTTAAGTAATGGTAAAGTGGTGGAGGAAGGAAAACCAATTGAGTTGTTAAATAAGAAAGGGGAATTTTATAAAATGTTTAAGGAACAAATTAATGAGGAAAATATCTTTTCCAGAATGAAACGCAATAGCGAAGAAGAAAAAATTATTACAAATCTTATTGATACTAGCAATGTGAAGATAAATCAATCAATTAGGAGAAGTACCGTAGATGTTATTTATAAAGGGAAGGTCTACAAGGCTTTAGTGCCAAAAATGTTATTTCCAATAACTAAACCGACGTTTATAGGTCTTTATGACGAGAGCGGTAAGGAGATATTCTTGATAGAGGATTACACTAAACTAGAAGAAAACTCTCGTAAAGTATTAGAGAATGCATTAGCTTATAATAATTTAATATTCCTAGTTAAGAAAATAAATGGAATTAATATAAAGGGTGATCAATTGGAATGGGACGTAGAAACTAATAGAGGTTTAATAAAGGTCTACACGATTGGAAGGAGAAACGTAGTTGTCTTAGAGTCTAAGGTGGTTTTGATTGATAAAAATGATAATCTTTACGAAATTGATCTGGATAAAATAGATAAGAAGAGCTTTAAGCTCTTGGTTGAAACTGTTTAA
- a CDS encoding Gfo/Idh/MocA family protein, with product MKIAVVGCDGFGKVHLRAMRNISGIEYYVFSRNEEKARECMKEFNAEGYFTRYEDVIKSNVDIVDLLVSHDQHYPMGVMAMKAGKHLMLEKPIARTIEEAMGLINTSKDTKRKFMVLEQFYFESSVRKAKELLPRLGNLSLIIVRSIHLYQPKGWRREKEKMGGGALIDGGVHFIDTLLNLGGEYESVRGVCGKYFSGIEGEDLTLATLRFRKGHLGLLMYSWTTPNPPKVPAFEIYGENGSIIEDPNTRVMGKAYGDLILNVDGKEERIEVEKVNPIEEEIRGFVKAVKNNTEVPMPPEIALRDLKAVLDIYKSCGYS from the coding sequence ATGAAAATTGCTGTAGTTGGATGTGACGGCTTCGGAAAAGTACATTTAAGGGCTATGAGAAATATAAGTGGAATAGAGTATTATGTTTTCAGTAGGAACGAGGAAAAGGCAAGAGAATGTATGAAAGAGTTTAACGCTGAAGGTTATTTTACAAGGTACGAGGACGTTATAAAATCGAATGTTGATATTGTTGACTTACTAGTGAGCCATGATCAGCATTACCCCATGGGAGTAATGGCAATGAAGGCTGGAAAGCACTTAATGTTAGAAAAACCAATAGCGAGAACAATAGAAGAGGCTATGGGATTGATAAACACTTCAAAAGACACCAAAAGAAAATTCATGGTTTTGGAGCAGTTCTACTTTGAATCATCAGTTAGAAAGGCTAAAGAACTTTTACCTAGATTAGGTAATTTATCCCTAATAATTGTGAGATCAATTCACTTGTATCAACCAAAGGGGTGGAGGAGAGAAAAGGAGAAAATGGGAGGAGGAGCGCTTATAGATGGTGGAGTTCATTTCATAGATACATTGCTGAACTTAGGTGGGGAATACGAAAGTGTAAGGGGAGTTTGTGGAAAGTACTTCTCGGGAATAGAGGGAGAAGATCTAACCTTGGCTACCCTTAGGTTCAGGAAAGGACATCTAGGTTTATTAATGTATAGCTGGACAACTCCAAATCCTCCCAAAGTACCAGCATTTGAGATTTATGGCGAAAATGGGAGTATTATAGAAGATCCTAATACGAGAGTTATGGGGAAGGCTTATGGGGATCTAATATTGAACGTTGACGGTAAGGAGGAGAGAATAGAAGTCGAAAAGGTGAATCCAATAGAGGAGGAAATAAGGGGATTTGTAAAGGCAGTCAAAAATAATACCGAAGTACCTATGCCTCCTGAAATTGCCTTAAGGGATTTAAAGGCAGTCCTTGATATTTATAAGTCATGCGGATATTCCTAA